One region of Channa argus isolate prfri chromosome 20, Channa argus male v1.0, whole genome shotgun sequence genomic DNA includes:
- the atoh1c gene encoding neurogenin-1, with amino-acid sequence MPPRKSVFASFISVDAEGGVGPAGPTPRHADIDALLQRSRAQERPGPVRPRVSSDHQDPPCAIVELRLGPGSGALHYVHTDKCALERAQRRRRLAANARERRRMLGLNVAFDRLRSVIPNLESDKKLSKSETLQMAQIYIATLSELLQEGDCGAPEGLPPSSQGTPPLAGEPSGPLRDFHTGKTSEERERAEKQRSYEEDTWERTSGTK; translated from the coding sequence ATGCCGCCGCGTAAAAGTGTCTTTGCGTCTTTCATCTCTGTGGACGCAGAAGGCGGGGTCGGCCCCGCAGGACCGACGCCTCGTCACGCGGATATCGACGCTCTGCTGCAGCGGAGCCGTGCGCAGGAGCGACCAGGTCCTGTGCGCCCCAGAGTCAGCAGCGACCACCAAGACCCTCCGTGCGCCATCGTGGAGCTCCGACTGGGCCCGGGAAGCGGCGCGCTGCACTACGTCCACACGGACAAGTGCGCTCTGGAGCGTGCGCAGAGGCGGCGACGCCTCGCTGCCAACGCAcgggagaggaggaggatgctgGGGCTCAACGTCGCCTTTGACCGGCTCCGAAGCGTCATCCCCAACCTGGAGAGCGACAAGAAGCTTTCCAAATCAGAGACTCTCCAAATGGCGCAGATTTACATCGCTACACTCAGCGAGCTGCTCCAAGAGGGAGACTGCGGAGCCCCCGAGGGCCTGCCTCCATCCTCACAGGGGACCCCACCGCTGGCAGGGGAACCATCGGGGCCGCTCAGGGACTTTCACACCGGAAAGACTAGCGAAGAGCGAGAGCGCGCAGAGAAGCAGAGGAGCTATGAGGAGGACACGTGGGAGAGAACGAGCGGGACAAAGTGA
- the LOC137105703 gene encoding golgin subfamily A member 6-like protein 6 yields MAGRRTPTHTGKYGQAAPQGSLQYYGPAPCPEQEVWHLRNCLCNVRRVNADLQGQINSMEQEIENLKRVNAEACHKANTEKDKVCRLEAILKAKDRECDDEERQKLIETIEVSESKVSELTRLLQLEEEKVKVSERECTEKINKLVTRLGKSEVGLLQVNKRKRALVEKLKEIAELLLTQETAHKRHKENWQQTHNMLQEELISLSTKDQILEEAIDNMEKEIKKLQKKNTKLVAEQKRLQKDNSTMVKDKEELEQKNANLKEEKTNFEQENAKLKLEMNEVMKERNQLVADKKNLQEENTELAEDKKIHEEHIAELKALCMKMQRKRGHTFFHCKNEVDAVAAMLEKERRKREKEKNVKEEQEKDDNKVKEVAAGGQ; encoded by the coding sequence ATGGCTGGAAGACGGaccccaacacacacagggaaataTGGCCAAGCTGCGCCCCAGGGAAGTCTACAATATTATGGACCAGCACCTTGTCCTGAACAGGAGGTCTGGCATCTCAGAAACTGCCTGTGCAACGTTCGCCGTGTTAATGCAGACCTGCAAGGTCAGATCAACAGCATGGAGCAGGAGATTGAAAACTTGAAAAGGGTAAATGCAGAGGCTTGCCATAaggcaaacacagagaaagataAAGTCTGCAGGCTGGAAGCCATTTTGAAGGCCAAGGACAGGGAGTGTGATGATGAAGAGCGCCAGAAGCTTATTGAGACCATCGAGGTGAGCGAGTCAAAAGTGTCTGAGCTCACTCGTCTTCTCCAGCTTGAGGAGGAAAAGGTCAAAGTAAGTGAGCGAGAGTGCACAGAGAAGATAAATAAACTGGTGACACGTTTGGGTAAGAGTGAAGTTGGACTGCTTCAGGTCAATAAACGGAAAAGGGCTCTCGTTGAGAAGCTCAAAGAGATAGCTGAGCTGCTGCTGACCCAAGAGACGGCGCACAAAAGACACAAGGAGAACTGGCAGCAAACACATAACATGCTGCAGGAGGAGCTGATAAGTCTCTCAACGAAAGACCAGATCTTGGAGGAGGCAATCGACAACATGGAGAAGGAGATAAAGAAACTCCAAAAGAAGAACACCAAGTTGGTTGCGGAGCAGAAAAGACTgcaaaaagacaacagcacaATGGTTAAGGACAAGGAAGAGCTTGAGCAAAAGAATGCTAATctaaaagaggaaaagacaaactTTGAGCAGGAAAATGCTAAACTCAAACTGGAAATGAACGAAGTGATGAAGGAGAGGAACCAACTGGTGGCCGACAAGAAAAACCTCCAGGAGGAAAACACAGAATTGGCAGAGGACAAGAAAATCCACGAGGAGCATATAGCAGAACTTAAGGCTCTCTGCATGAAAATGCAGAGGAAAAGGGGACACACTTTTTTCCACTGCAAGAACGAGGTGGACGCTGTGGCTGCGATGTTGGAAAAAGAAAGAcgtaaaagagaaaaggagaagaacGTGAAGGAGGAACAGGAAAAGGATGACAATAAGGTGAAGGAGGTGGCTGCTGGAGGGCAGTAG